A genomic region of Candidatus Palauibacter scopulicola contains the following coding sequences:
- the meaB gene encoding methylmalonyl Co-A mutase-associated GTPase MeaB, which translates to MRPTFDAGGLAGRIAGGEPLALARGISLVENESDGFEALLERLDGRTGRARRIGITGPPGAGKSTLTAALTRRYLDQSLKVGIVAVDPTSPFTGGALLGDRIRMGELATEPGVFIRSMASRGSLGGLATATREAADLMDAAGYDRVILETLGVGQAELDIAVSADTTAVVLVPESGDGVQAMKAGLMEVADLFVINKSDRPGADRLEKEIAIIMSIRFANRPPAGAGASASGSNDADEVWRMPITQTVASEARGIEEFAGHLDRHFDWLRSTGRLEANRRAARLRRAHDALLRRSQRDAQRIWRAASPEALDSGASPYALARRLYEEFREGLRGT; encoded by the coding sequence GTGAGGCCGACGTTCGATGCGGGGGGGCTCGCCGGGCGCATCGCGGGCGGCGAGCCCCTGGCGCTGGCCCGGGGGATCTCGCTCGTCGAGAACGAGAGCGACGGATTCGAGGCGCTTCTCGAGCGGCTGGACGGGCGCACCGGACGCGCGCGGCGCATCGGCATCACGGGGCCGCCCGGCGCCGGCAAGTCGACGCTGACGGCGGCACTTACGCGGCGTTACCTCGACCAGTCTCTCAAGGTCGGGATCGTCGCCGTGGACCCGACGAGTCCGTTCACCGGCGGGGCCCTGCTCGGCGACCGCATCCGCATGGGAGAACTCGCCACCGAGCCCGGCGTCTTCATCCGCTCGATGGCGAGCCGCGGGTCGCTCGGCGGCCTCGCGACCGCGACGCGGGAAGCCGCCGACCTCATGGACGCGGCGGGTTACGACCGCGTGATCCTGGAGACGCTCGGCGTGGGCCAGGCGGAACTCGACATCGCCGTCTCCGCCGACACGACCGCCGTCGTCCTCGTCCCGGAGTCGGGCGATGGGGTGCAGGCGATGAAGGCCGGGCTCATGGAGGTGGCGGACCTCTTCGTCATCAACAAGTCGGACCGGCCCGGCGCGGACCGACTGGAGAAGGAGATCGCGATCATCATGTCGATCCGCTTCGCGAACCGCCCCCCGGCCGGCGCGGGCGCCAGCGCGAGTGGCTCCAACGACGCCGACGAAGTCTGGCGCATGCCGATCACCCAGACGGTCGCTTCGGAGGCCCGCGGGATCGAGGAGTTCGCGGGGCACCTGGACCGGCACTTCGACTGGCTCCGGTCCACCGGAAGGCTCGAGGCGAACCGCCGCGCCGCCCGCCTGCGCCGCGCGCACGACGCGCTCCTTCGCCGCTCCCAACGCGACGCGCAGCGGATCTGGCGCGCCGCCTCTCCCGAGGCGCTGGATTCCGGCGCCTCCCCCTACGCGCTCGCGCGCCGGCTGTACGAGGAGTTCAGGGAGGGTCTCAGGGGAACCTGA
- the mgtE gene encoding magnesium transporter, protein MHEHLEEQLHLLIEEVRVRLEAGDGDALRAFLEPLHPSDMADVLEHVEEGERMALLQLIPAALASDSLAEMEEEEKPGELLASMEPERIAEIVEELADDDAADLIGELDPEERDRVFESMPDEEEREIRELLEYPEESAGGIMTRELCAVDSEATAAAAIEELRGQVEGTGDLYTVFVVGRRGRLRGVVTLRDLVLAAPETRISDLLQEPPAVVSVDLDQEEVGRLLSRYNLAAIGVIDDEERLVGQITFDDVIDVVEAEVTEDILRFASVSDEEQLRGTTLGAIRSRLPWLAVNTLTLSVAAVAVWLYRDTIEQMAILAAVMPVIAGLGGNAGTQALAVTIRRIALADELPEERWSAVVKELVVGLVNGLAIGLLVALVSLLLPNTGAIFGLVVMIAMWGNLAVASALGAFFPILLERSGVDPAIASSVFVTTFTDLFGFVLLLGLATRFLL, encoded by the coding sequence ATGCACGAGCACCTGGAAGAGCAGCTCCACCTCCTGATCGAGGAGGTCCGCGTCCGCCTCGAGGCGGGCGACGGGGACGCGCTCCGCGCGTTCCTGGAACCGCTGCATCCGAGCGACATGGCGGACGTGCTCGAGCACGTCGAGGAGGGGGAGCGCATGGCCCTCCTCCAGCTCATCCCCGCCGCCCTCGCGTCGGACTCCCTCGCCGAGATGGAGGAGGAGGAGAAGCCGGGCGAACTGCTCGCGAGCATGGAGCCCGAGCGGATCGCCGAAATCGTCGAGGAACTCGCCGACGACGACGCGGCCGACCTCATCGGCGAACTCGACCCGGAGGAGCGGGACCGCGTCTTCGAGTCGATGCCGGACGAGGAGGAGCGGGAGATCCGCGAACTGCTCGAGTATCCGGAGGAGTCCGCGGGCGGGATCATGACCCGCGAGCTGTGCGCGGTGGACTCCGAGGCGACGGCGGCCGCGGCGATCGAGGAACTGCGGGGGCAGGTGGAGGGGACCGGGGACCTCTACACCGTGTTCGTCGTCGGGCGGCGGGGGCGGCTGCGCGGCGTCGTCACCCTGCGGGACCTCGTGCTCGCCGCGCCGGAGACGCGGATCTCCGACCTGCTCCAGGAACCCCCGGCCGTGGTTTCGGTGGACCTCGACCAGGAGGAGGTGGGGCGGCTGCTGTCCCGCTACAACCTCGCCGCGATCGGGGTCATCGACGACGAGGAACGGCTCGTGGGGCAGATCACCTTCGACGATGTGATCGACGTCGTCGAGGCGGAGGTCACCGAGGACATCCTGCGCTTCGCCTCGGTGTCGGACGAGGAGCAGTTGCGCGGGACGACGCTCGGCGCGATCCGGAGCCGGCTGCCGTGGCTCGCGGTGAACACGCTCACGCTGTCGGTCGCCGCGGTCGCGGTGTGGCTGTACCGCGACACGATCGAACAGATGGCGATCCTCGCGGCCGTGATGCCGGTGATCGCGGGACTGGGCGGAAACGCGGGCACGCAGGCGCTGGCCGTCACGATCCGCCGCATCGCGCTCGCCGACGAACTGCCGGAGGAGCGCTGGTCCGCCGTGGTCAAGGAACTTGTCGTGGGCCTGGTGAACGGGCTCGCGATCGGGCTGCTCGTGGCGCTCGTCTCGCTGCTGCTCCCCAACACCGGGGCCATCTTCGGGCTCGTCGTGATGATCGCGATGTGGGGGAACCTCGCCGTGGCCTCGGCGCTGGGGGCGTTCTTCCCGATCCTGCTCGAGCGGTCCGGCGTGGACCCGGCGATCGCCTCGTCGGTCTTCGTCACGACCTTCACGGACCTGTTCGGGTTCGTGCTGCTGCTGGGGCTCGCGACCCGGTTCCTCCTGTGA
- the ybeY gene encoding rRNA maturation RNase YbeY → MTEAVPSEIRIDFPSGGAEGWRGPSEAELKAAARAALRTGRADRAPGEGADDGTGQGPGESAELSIAFLPAAAMRALNRDYHGVDALTDVLAFGLGEDPLVGDIYISPDAAEASAGELGLDPGEEVLRLLIHGVLHLLGHDHPEGEARYASPMFELQERLLARLLAEFRGRA, encoded by the coding sequence TTGACCGAAGCCGTGCCGTCCGAGATCCGCATCGACTTCCCCTCCGGCGGGGCCGAGGGTTGGCGGGGTCCCTCCGAGGCGGAGTTGAAGGCGGCCGCGCGGGCGGCCCTGCGCACGGGGCGCGCGGACCGGGCCCCCGGGGAGGGCGCGGACGACGGCACGGGCCAAGGCCCGGGCGAGAGCGCCGAGCTTTCCATCGCCTTTCTCCCGGCGGCGGCCATGCGCGCCCTGAACCGGGACTACCACGGGGTCGACGCCCTCACCGACGTGCTCGCGTTCGGGCTCGGCGAGGACCCGCTCGTCGGCGACATCTACATCTCTCCGGACGCCGCCGAGGCTTCCGCGGGCGAGCTGGGGCTCGATCCGGGCGAGGAAGTCCTGCGCCTCCTCATCCACGGCGTCCTCCATCTGCTCGGGCACGACCATCCGGAAGGCGAGGCGCGCTACGCCTCGCCGATGTTCGAACTCCAGGAGCGGCTGCTCGCGCGGCTGCTGGCCGAGTTTCGCGGCCGCGCGTAG
- a CDS encoding HDIG domain-containing metalloprotein encodes MSFFGRVRDYLRPVNRPPAGGRRDAWVHHGFRAGMVAVIALAVPLMFPQSTPGGFDGIDPGSVARQTINADFDFDVPKDPDRLREQQDDAEAGVTPRLRFEPARADSSVERVNAFVAQLDSVIPAAQARVEEEELPAAAGAALVRDEVRRIAGGIGIDLTAEGVIDSLQVDYLLDGASRGALRDELAAAFEGLREGVIRESELADISAANVVVREGSAGDDRVRAVADLVRLGDFTRAAREGAGERLPPGGAALFQQLLLMGQPTLRIDQDATRQAREQARAAIPQVEGFVLEGERIITENTVVTEEEYRRLLAYQAQILERGGTRTTSDFLRSVGMVLLVVSMLGILVFATFRFRRDIYEALPSFTVLLGLVVIVMAAAGAVAATEGSPALVPVALAGLLAAALFDSLLGLVVVSTITGILMGQPHFSGLAAPMVTVAGGVTAAFAVHTIRTRSQSWVLVMLITAAYVGAGLVLVLTGHYALGEMGSTAALGFLNATVCVGLGVGVGLPLLEAFTGRTTEASLLELSDMNRPLLRRLAREAPGTYAHSINVANLVEAACEAIGADAVQGRVGVYYHDIGKLERPQYFIENQPRGLNPHDHLTPWQSAEILRDHVRHGLVMAEEARLPEVVKDFIREHHGTQLIRYFLEKARALEGVAEVDPSDFAYPGPKPQSRETGVAMLADAVEAASRVLSNPSPERIRALIDRLVEDRIDSGELDDCPLTYRDVRIVKREFAHVLTGLYHHRIDYPKPAGPGEAPGGPGAPPAGGRPEKHGVEEAAATAGEKAASAPIDLEQAAQGDTGPIPALDSLPDGDTEPAAEPEGVASGRTD; translated from the coding sequence TTGAGTTTCTTCGGTCGCGTCCGAGACTACCTGCGCCCCGTGAACCGGCCGCCGGCCGGCGGGCGCCGGGACGCGTGGGTCCACCACGGGTTCCGGGCCGGGATGGTCGCCGTCATCGCCCTCGCCGTCCCCCTGATGTTCCCGCAGAGCACGCCGGGCGGGTTCGACGGCATCGACCCCGGCAGCGTCGCCCGGCAGACGATCAACGCGGACTTCGACTTTGACGTGCCGAAGGACCCGGACCGCCTGCGGGAGCAGCAGGACGACGCGGAGGCCGGCGTGACGCCGAGGCTGCGCTTCGAACCCGCGCGCGCGGACAGCAGCGTCGAGCGCGTCAATGCCTTCGTCGCCCAGCTCGACTCGGTCATCCCCGCGGCGCAGGCGCGGGTCGAGGAGGAGGAACTCCCGGCCGCCGCCGGCGCCGCGCTCGTCCGGGACGAAGTGCGGCGGATCGCGGGCGGCATCGGGATCGACCTCACCGCCGAGGGGGTGATCGACTCGCTGCAGGTCGACTACCTCCTCGATGGAGCGTCGCGCGGCGCGCTGCGCGATGAACTCGCGGCGGCCTTCGAGGGACTGCGCGAGGGCGTGATCCGCGAGAGCGAACTCGCGGACATCAGCGCGGCGAACGTCGTCGTGCGCGAGGGATCTGCCGGCGACGACCGCGTGCGCGCCGTCGCGGACCTCGTCCGGCTCGGCGACTTCACGCGGGCGGCCCGGGAGGGGGCGGGAGAGCGGTTGCCGCCCGGCGGCGCGGCGCTCTTCCAGCAACTCCTCCTCATGGGGCAGCCGACGCTGCGCATCGACCAGGACGCGACCCGGCAGGCGCGCGAGCAGGCCCGCGCCGCGATCCCCCAGGTCGAGGGCTTCGTGCTCGAGGGAGAGCGCATCATCACCGAGAACACGGTGGTGACGGAGGAGGAATACCGCCGGCTCCTCGCCTACCAGGCCCAGATCCTGGAGCGTGGAGGGACGCGCACGACATCGGACTTCCTCCGCAGCGTGGGCATGGTCCTTCTCGTCGTGAGCATGCTCGGGATTCTCGTCTTTGCGACGTTCCGCTTCCGCCGCGACATCTACGAGGCTCTGCCCAGCTTCACCGTCCTGCTCGGGCTCGTCGTCATCGTGATGGCGGCGGCCGGCGCCGTGGCCGCCACGGAGGGTTCGCCCGCGCTCGTGCCGGTCGCGTTGGCCGGCCTCCTCGCGGCGGCGCTGTTCGACAGCCTCCTCGGCCTCGTCGTCGTCTCGACGATCACGGGGATCCTCATGGGCCAGCCGCACTTCTCGGGACTCGCGGCCCCGATGGTGACCGTGGCGGGCGGGGTCACGGCAGCCTTCGCGGTCCACACGATCCGCACGCGCTCGCAGAGCTGGGTCCTCGTCATGCTGATCACCGCGGCCTACGTGGGGGCCGGCCTCGTGCTCGTCCTCACGGGCCACTACGCGCTGGGCGAGATGGGGTCGACCGCGGCGCTCGGGTTCCTCAACGCCACCGTGTGCGTCGGACTCGGCGTCGGCGTCGGCCTCCCGCTGCTCGAGGCCTTCACCGGGCGGACGACGGAGGCGTCGCTGCTCGAACTCTCCGACATGAACCGGCCGCTCCTGAGGCGGCTGGCCCGCGAGGCGCCCGGCACGTACGCCCATTCCATCAACGTGGCGAACCTCGTCGAGGCGGCCTGCGAGGCGATCGGGGCCGACGCCGTCCAGGGCCGCGTGGGGGTCTACTACCACGACATCGGGAAGCTCGAGCGTCCACAGTACTTCATCGAGAACCAGCCCCGGGGGCTGAACCCGCACGACCACCTCACGCCGTGGCAGAGCGCCGAGATCCTGCGCGACCACGTGCGCCACGGGCTCGTCATGGCCGAGGAGGCGCGCCTGCCCGAGGTCGTGAAGGACTTCATCCGCGAGCACCACGGGACGCAGCTCATCCGCTACTTTCTCGAGAAGGCGCGCGCCCTCGAAGGCGTCGCGGAGGTGGACCCGAGCGACTTCGCCTACCCCGGCCCCAAGCCGCAGAGCAGGGAGACGGGCGTGGCGATGCTGGCGGACGCGGTGGAGGCCGCGTCGCGCGTCCTTTCGAACCCGAGTCCCGAGCGCATCCGGGCGCTGATCGACCGCCTCGTGGAGGACCGGATCGACTCCGGCGAACTCGACGACTGCCCGCTCACGTACCGCGACGTCCGCATCGTCAAGCGGGAGTTCGCCCACGTCCTCACGGGGCTCTATCACCACCGCATCGACTATCCGAAGCCGGCGGGGCCCGGCGAAGCGCCCGGCGGTCCCGGTGCGCCGCCCGCTGGCGGGCGGCCGGAGAAGCACGGAGTGGAGGAGGCGGCGGCGACCGCGGGGGAGAAGGCGGCGTCGGCGCCGATTGACCTTGAGCAGGCCGCGCAGGGCGACACCGGCCCCATCCCGGCCCTGGACTCACTCCCGGATGGGGACACGGAACCGGCCGCGGAGCCGGAAGGAGTCGCAAGCGGGCGGACGGATTGA
- a CDS encoding PhoH family protein, whose translation MATERRLSIDGADQQLLAGVNDSNLTTLARHCDIRVVLRRDEMILSGPEADVDRASPTARRMIRYARLRRPFDAVDVERFLEAPADGDGGSRKSAGARGSDRRSAKQEVALAGARRAIRPKSPGQDKYLAAMRERDIVVGIGPAGTGKTYLAVAAAVEALNRKRIRRIILTRPAVEAGEALGFLPGDIREKVDPYLRPLYDALEDMMPHDRVRRAIEDRVIEVAPLAYMRGRTLSDAFLILDEAQNATTAQMKMFLTRLGLNSKTVITGDKTQIDLPRPEDSGLLEIEEVLRDVVGIDFVYLDDADVVRHRLVKEIIRAYRESER comes from the coding sequence GTGGCGACGGAGCGGCGCCTCTCCATCGACGGGGCCGACCAGCAGTTGCTGGCCGGCGTGAACGACTCGAACCTCACGACGCTGGCCCGCCACTGCGACATCCGCGTCGTCCTCCGGCGCGACGAGATGATCCTCTCCGGGCCGGAGGCGGACGTGGATCGCGCCTCCCCCACCGCGCGGCGCATGATCCGCTACGCGCGGCTGCGGCGTCCCTTCGATGCGGTGGATGTCGAGCGTTTTCTCGAAGCGCCCGCCGACGGCGATGGCGGCTCGCGGAAGTCCGCCGGCGCCCGGGGCTCCGATAGACGGTCCGCTAAACAGGAGGTCGCGCTGGCGGGGGCCCGGCGCGCGATCCGGCCCAAGTCGCCGGGGCAGGACAAGTACCTGGCCGCGATGCGCGAGCGGGACATCGTCGTCGGCATCGGCCCGGCCGGCACCGGAAAGACCTATCTCGCCGTCGCCGCGGCGGTCGAGGCGCTCAACCGGAAGCGGATCCGCCGCATAATTCTTACGCGGCCCGCCGTCGAGGCCGGCGAGGCGCTCGGTTTCCTGCCCGGCGACATCCGCGAGAAGGTCGACCCCTACCTGCGCCCGCTCTACGACGCGCTCGAGGACATGATGCCGCACGACCGCGTCCGCCGCGCGATCGAGGACCGCGTGATCGAGGTCGCCCCGCTCGCCTACATGCGCGGCCGCACGCTCTCAGACGCGTTCCTCATCCTCGATGAGGCGCAGAACGCGACGACCGCCCAGATGAAGATGTTCCTCACCCGGCTCGGGCTGAACTCGAAGACCGTGATCACGGGGGACAAGACGCAGATCGACCTCCCGCGCCCCGAGGATTCCGGACTCCTGGAGATCGAGGAAGTCTTGCGCGACGTGGTCGGGATCGACTTCGTTTACCTGGATGACGCGGATGTCGTCCGGCACCGACTCGTGAAGGAGATCATCCGCGCGTACCGGGAGTCCGAGCGTTGA
- the aspS gene encoding aspartate--tRNA ligase, whose amino-acid sequence MRDAGCGQVEASWSGREVRVIGWVHRRRDLGGLFFVDLRDRTGLLQLSFGPEWSDAACLELVAELNPEDVVQATGVVAPRPEPNPDMLTGEIEIRVSSLRRVSVSDPLPILVYQPPDEELPSEELRLRHRILDLRRPEMQRNLRLRHVATNAVRASLSEQGFVEIETPLLTRQTPEGARDYLVPSRVHRGRFFALPQSPQLYKQLLMCGGFDRYFQIAKCLRDEDLRADRQPEFTQIDVEMAFVEQDDVFRAAEKMFARIWRDGLDRDLPVPFRRLPHAEALEHYGTDKPDLRIPWEIRDFTDALTGIGFGIFDGAARAGGRVRGLVLPGGAALSRSRIAHYDKLAQEAGAKGALWLKRTADGWSGPPAKVVGEEVAGRLEAEFGVEEGCLVFFVAGRDAESSPALDRLRRAAARELGAVDESGEAWLWITEFPLYERDPDTGLPVPAQHAFTMPADPDPERLREDPLSVNAIAYDIVYNGIELASGSIRCHLPEVQRAILEATGLTPGEVEARFGFLLEAFRYGVPPHGGFAVGVDRLVSEMAGCASIRDVIAFPKTAAARGLLERSPSSVTPAELDELGISVTGEAGNGA is encoded by the coding sequence TTGCGCGACGCCGGCTGCGGGCAGGTCGAGGCCTCGTGGTCCGGACGCGAAGTCCGGGTCATCGGGTGGGTACACCGCCGACGGGACCTCGGAGGGCTCTTCTTCGTCGACCTGCGCGACCGGACCGGCCTGCTCCAGCTCTCCTTCGGCCCGGAGTGGTCGGACGCCGCCTGCCTCGAGCTCGTGGCGGAGCTGAACCCGGAGGACGTCGTGCAGGCGACCGGCGTCGTCGCGCCGCGCCCCGAGCCCAACCCGGACATGCTCACGGGCGAGATCGAGATCCGCGTGTCGAGTCTGCGGCGGGTGTCCGTCTCCGACCCGCTCCCGATCCTCGTCTATCAGCCGCCGGACGAAGAGTTGCCCTCGGAGGAACTCCGCCTCAGGCACCGGATTCTCGACCTGCGCCGTCCGGAGATGCAGCGCAACCTGAGGCTCCGGCACGTGGCGACGAACGCGGTGCGCGCCTCGCTCAGCGAGCAGGGATTCGTCGAGATCGAGACGCCGCTCCTCACTCGGCAGACGCCGGAAGGGGCGCGGGACTACCTCGTCCCCAGCCGGGTCCACCGGGGCCGGTTCTTCGCCCTCCCGCAGTCGCCGCAGCTCTACAAGCAGCTTCTCATGTGCGGCGGCTTCGACCGCTACTTCCAGATCGCGAAGTGTCTCCGGGATGAGGACCTGCGGGCGGACCGCCAGCCGGAGTTCACGCAGATCGACGTGGAGATGGCGTTCGTCGAGCAGGACGACGTCTTCCGCGCCGCGGAGAAGATGTTCGCGCGCATCTGGCGGGACGGGCTCGATCGAGACCTTCCCGTGCCCTTCCGGCGCCTGCCCCACGCCGAGGCGCTGGAGCACTACGGCACGGACAAGCCGGACCTCCGCATCCCGTGGGAGATACGGGACTTCACGGACGCGCTCACCGGCATCGGCTTCGGCATCTTCGACGGCGCCGCGCGGGCCGGCGGACGCGTCCGGGGACTCGTCCTGCCGGGCGGCGCGGCGCTCTCCCGCTCGCGGATCGCCCACTACGACAAGCTCGCGCAGGAGGCCGGCGCGAAGGGCGCCCTGTGGCTCAAGCGCACCGCGGACGGCTGGTCCGGCCCGCCCGCGAAGGTCGTCGGCGAGGAGGTCGCGGGCAGGCTCGAAGCGGAGTTCGGGGTGGAGGAGGGCTGTCTCGTCTTCTTCGTCGCCGGCCGCGACGCGGAGAGTTCGCCCGCCCTCGACCGGCTGCGGCGCGCGGCGGCCCGGGAACTCGGCGCCGTGGACGAGAGCGGCGAAGCGTGGCTCTGGATCACGGAGTTCCCCCTCTACGAGCGGGATCCCGACACCGGCCTTCCCGTGCCGGCTCAGCACGCCTTCACCATGCCGGCGGACCCCGACCCCGAGCGCCTGCGCGAAGATCCGCTCTCCGTGAACGCGATCGCGTACGACATCGTCTACAACGGGATCGAGTTGGCGAGCGGGAGCATCCGCTGCCACCTGCCCGAGGTTCAGCGCGCCATCCTCGAGGCGACGGGGCTCACGCCCGGGGAGGTCGAGGCGCGCTTCGGCTTCCTGCTCGAGGCGTTCCGCTACGGCGTACCGCCGCACGGAGGGTTCGCGGTCGGCGTGGACCGCCTGGTGTCCGAGATGGCCGGCTGCGCGTCCATCCGGGACGTCATCGCGTTCCCGAAGACGGCCGCGGCCCGGGGCCTGCTCGAGCGGTCGCCCTCGTCCGTGACCCCGGCCGAACTCGACGAACTCGGGATTTCCGTGACTGGCGAAGCCGGGAACGGCGCTTGA
- the rlmN gene encoding 23S rRNA (adenine(2503)-C(2))-methyltransferase RlmN, with translation MTESTRAELLAEPGDGGRERLGAFFAARGEPAYRARQVEEWVWERGARSFDEMTNLPAGLREALEAVFSLTPIEPDFVARSKDGTVKHLWRLDDGERVESVLIPTRDRLTLCLSSQAGCALACRFCATGDFGFRRQLRAAEIVAQYRDSLRVAREEMGRRASSPISNVVYMGMGEPLANLDGVIGSLASLHGGFGLGARRITVSTVGLIPGILELARRSEPFELAVSLHAPSHELRLELMPIEKRYPLPELFDALRTYQSYKNRRISFEYTLIRGVNDDPALAEPLARLARGLICFVNLIPFNPIPSRPEWGPSSAEGIARFSEALAARGVGNAVRRPRGRDIAAACGQLRLARES, from the coding sequence ATGACGGAAAGCACACGAGCGGAACTGCTCGCGGAGCCGGGAGACGGCGGACGGGAGCGGCTGGGGGCGTTCTTCGCGGCGCGTGGAGAGCCGGCGTACCGGGCGCGGCAGGTCGAAGAGTGGGTCTGGGAGCGGGGCGCGCGTTCGTTCGACGAGATGACGAACCTCCCCGCCGGCCTCCGGGAAGCGCTGGAGGCGGTCTTTTCGCTCACGCCGATCGAACCGGACTTCGTCGCCCGTTCGAAGGACGGGACGGTGAAGCACCTGTGGCGGCTCGACGACGGCGAGCGGGTCGAGTCCGTGCTCATCCCGACGCGCGACCGCCTCACGCTCTGTCTCTCGTCGCAGGCCGGCTGCGCGCTCGCGTGCCGCTTCTGCGCCACCGGCGACTTCGGGTTCCGGCGCCAGCTGAGGGCGGCCGAGATCGTGGCCCAGTACCGCGACTCGCTACGCGTCGCGCGCGAGGAGATGGGGCGGCGCGCGTCAAGCCCGATCTCCAATGTCGTGTACATGGGGATGGGAGAACCGCTGGCGAACCTCGATGGGGTCATCGGATCGCTCGCGTCGCTGCACGGAGGGTTCGGTCTCGGGGCTCGGCGGATCACCGTGTCGACCGTCGGTCTCATCCCCGGGATTCTGGAACTCGCCCGGCGATCGGAGCCGTTCGAACTCGCCGTCTCGCTGCACGCGCCGTCCCACGAACTGCGGCTGGAGCTGATGCCGATCGAGAAGCGCTACCCGCTGCCGGAGCTGTTCGACGCCCTGCGCACGTACCAGAGCTACAAGAACCGGCGCATCAGCTTCGAGTACACGCTCATCCGGGGGGTGAACGACGACCCGGCGCTGGCGGAGCCGCTGGCGAGGCTGGCACGGGGGCTCATCTGCTTCGTGAACCTCATCCCCTTCAACCCGATTCCGTCGCGTCCGGAGTGGGGGCCGAGTTCCGCCGAGGGGATCGCGCGTTTCTCGGAGGCGCTGGCCGCGCGAGGGGTGGGAAATGCGGTGAGGAGGCCGCGGGGACGGGACATCGCCGCCGCGTGCGGACAGCTGCGTCTGGCGCGGGAGAGCTGA
- a CDS encoding LytR C-terminal domain-containing protein — protein MASAFRGLITTAILIGAGAFIGLFWEEWKVVRLAVLAGAGPVPAATAAGAGEDGPAATDSATGEIPGRGDLTDRIKVEVLNGAGERGLARQFADRLRLLGFDVVATGNAEHFDHEVTHVLDRSGRLGAALAVARELSTDSLAVAIDPELFLDASVVVGGDWSGLLVNLGKD, from the coding sequence GTGGCTTCCGCGTTCCGGGGACTGATCACGACGGCGATCCTCATCGGCGCCGGCGCCTTCATCGGTCTCTTCTGGGAGGAATGGAAAGTCGTGCGGCTCGCGGTGCTCGCCGGGGCCGGACCCGTACCGGCCGCGACCGCGGCGGGCGCGGGGGAGGACGGTCCCGCAGCGACGGATTCGGCCACCGGGGAGATTCCCGGACGGGGCGACTTGACGGACCGGATCAAGGTCGAAGTCCTCAACGGGGCCGGCGAGAGGGGGCTCGCGCGTCAGTTCGCCGACCGGCTCCGGCTGCTCGGCTTCGACGTCGTCGCGACCGGTAACGCCGAGCACTTCGACCACGAAGTCACACACGTCCTGGATCGGTCGGGCCGTCTCGGCGCCGCGCTCGCCGTGGCCCGCGAGCTGAGTACCGACTCGCTCGCCGTCGCCATCGATCCCGAGCTCTTCCTCGATGCGAGCGTGGTCGTGGGGGGCGACTGGTCCGGCCTGCTCGTCAACCTCGGAAAGGACTGA
- a CDS encoding HD domain-containing protein, with translation MDNLHPIIHAAGAEERLPDWAVMSPARIRHAGRVGTLMGDWAEALGHGAATRIRWRAAGLLHDALKEEGVDVLRPLVNGAEEWPDALLHGPACASRLRADGVDDEPLLRAIAFHTTGHRDLGALGQALYMADFLEPGRPASAEERAGLRRRMPDDWHAVLVDVATAKIGVLIDALIPVSAVTAGFWEAITAPR, from the coding sequence GTGGACAACCTGCACCCGATCATCCACGCGGCCGGCGCCGAGGAACGCCTCCCCGACTGGGCCGTCATGAGCCCCGCGCGCATCCGCCATGCCGGACGCGTCGGCACGTTGATGGGCGACTGGGCGGAAGCCCTCGGGCACGGCGCGGCGACGCGGATCCGCTGGCGCGCGGCGGGCCTTCTGCACGACGCGCTCAAGGAGGAGGGTGTGGACGTCCTGCGACCCCTCGTCAACGGAGCGGAGGAGTGGCCCGACGCGCTCCTCCACGGTCCGGCGTGCGCGAGCCGGCTGCGCGCGGACGGTGTCGACGACGAGCCGCTCCTGCGAGCCATCGCCTTTCACACCACCGGACACCGGGATCTCGGCGCCCTCGGGCAGGCCCTCTACATGGCCGACTTCCTGGAGCCGGGCCGCCCCGCCTCGGCCGAGGAGCGCGCCGGCCTGCGCCGCCGCATGCCGGACGACTGGCACGCCGTTCTGGTCGACGTCGCGACCGCGAAGATCGGCGTTCTCATCGACGCCCTGATCCCCGTTTCCGCCGTCACCGCCGGGTTCTGGGAGGCGATCACCGCCCCGCGCTGA